The Clarias gariepinus isolate MV-2021 ecotype Netherlands chromosome 3, CGAR_prim_01v2, whole genome shotgun sequence DNA window aaaaaaaaaaaaaaaaaagaagaagttgcCAGTCTGATGCTTTGCATGCTCCACTGTTTTGCTATTGTTGCCTAGTTGAGGCAATTGAGTCCAATTAGTACTGACTGgcatgtttattttcatttgaaCCAAACACTATTGTTGAATGCCAAAACTAAACCATGTTTAATTACTCAATCCCACTGTAACATACCCCACGTTTCTAGATGCAAGGAAAGTGTTTAGCTGAAAGTGCTACTTACAGCCAGCTGCTGCTGGAGGCTCTTGACCTGCGCCTGGAGTGTGTCAATGTGTTGAGCGTGTCTCTTGTTGGGAGTGTTGCCAGTGTAAGCCAGCTGGGACAGGCCATTGAGAGCCTGTTTCAACCGCTCCACATCTGCCAACAGCTCTGTGATCTAAACCACACAGATTCACTTACTTAAAACATACAAGTAGCTGACAAACAAAGGTTTCAAGAGCAGGTTCACTGGAATGACATTCTGGTAACGTACGCCAGAGAAGGATCTGCAAGAATGCAGACATTTCGTATtccaaatgttgttgttttttttaaaaaagaacattataatCCTCACCCTTTTGTCTTTGGCCTCGGTCTGTTCTGAGGAGGTCTGAATTCTTCTCTGGAGGTCTCCGATGGTGCTCAGGGAGTCATCATACCTTTCTTTTAGATCATGGATCTCCTTCTCAATTAAGGCACTCTTGGTCTGCAAGGACTCAGTTTCCATCCTTGCTCTATTCTCCCCTTCTTTCGCCTGGTTTGCTTCCTGGTATAGTTCCTCACACTGCTCTTCTAGACCCAAGAGGCGATCACTGAGCACCTCTAACTCATCCTCCAGCCTCTGCTTCTCAGCTTTGAGCTCTACCAACTGACCTTCATGGCTGCGAAGATCATCCAAGGCATGTGTTGCTCTGAGAAGCTCTGTCTGCAGAGTGGCTACATCCTCAGCCCTCTGGGCACTGGTCTCCTCTTCTTCCCTTAGGGCCAAACGAAGCTTGTCCAATTCCTGCTCCAGGGCCATTCTGGCATGGCTGTGTTGAGCCAGGAGGTCAGCATCAGTTCTATGGTTCAGGAGCTCATTCTCCAGATTGTGGGTGCGCTGGACCTCCAAATCGTAGACCTCACTGAGGCGCTTGCATTCCGCCTGAGCCTCCTGCAAGCTGCAGGTCAGAGAGTTCCTTGTGGCCTCAAACTGCTCCAGATGAACATACTCGTTTTCTATACTCTGCTGGAGGTTCATCATTTCAGCATTGCAGAGCGAGTTCTGTTCCTCCAGTTCAGCTCTTTGTACAGTCACCTCCATGTACTGCTGCTCCAGTTCCATTAACTTTAGACTCAAATTCTCCATCTGACCTTTATAACCATCTTCAACTTCCCTGTACTTTTCACTGGAGACCAAGTTAGCCTCCAGTGTCTTCTGCACAGATTCCATCTCTAATTTCACAGTCTCTTTGGCTTGTCTCTCGTGTTCCACATCAGTCTTTGCACTTTTGTATTTCTCCTCCATTTTTGCTAGCTCCCCTCTTAGATCCATCACAGTGGCATTAAAGAACTTCTCTTTTTCCTCCAGCACACTCACTGGCACAAATTTAGAGTTAATGGCTTCATGAATAGTGTCCAGCTCTTTCTTCTGGTCTTCAATTTCTTTGTGAAGTTTTGAAGTACCTTCTTGAATAGACTCATATTTGGAGAAGGCATCTTTAGCACTTCTTTCTGCTTCAGCTACAGCACTGTTTAGCTGGCTTTTTATTGCCTCATGCTCAACAATGCTGATATAGTCCCTTTTCAACTTGCCCTGCAAATTTTCCTTTAACATATCGCTTCCCTGTTTTACCTTCTTTAACTCATCCTCTTTAACTTTTCCGTCTTCCTCCAATTTGTGAATGTCAGCCTTAGCTTTCTCCAAAGCTTCATGCAACTCTTCCTGCATTCTCTCATATTCTTCTCTTTTGACAAACTCAACCTGCAAACTCTGTTTCAGTGCAATGTTCTCAGCTGCCACCACCTCAAGCTCCTTCTCTTTATCTTTGTACTTCCTCTGGAGATTCTCCAAATCCTTTTCCACCCCTGCTTTACAGGCTGAAAGTGCAGCCACCTCACTTTCATACCTTTCATTGGGTACATGAGTGCTCTTCAAGCTGCTCATGCTTTCAGCCAGAGACGCCTTCTCCTCCTGAAGCCTCCTCAACTGCCCCTCAGCGTGATTTCCCCTTTTGATAGTCTCATCAAGCTCATCCTTAAGCTCTTCCATAGCAAGATTAACAGTCTTCTTAAATTCCTCATGAGTCTCGACAGGAACAAACTGCGTCTGGAGGTTCTTTCTGAGCTCATGCAGCTCTTCTCGAAGCAGCTCCCTCTCATCCTCACCATCCTCGACCTCACAGATTAGCGACTGACATTTCGAAGTGACGTCTGACAGTTTTTTCTTTAGGAGATCACTCTGTTCCTCCAGAGCCATCCTGAGTCTCTCATGCTCCTGAAGGGGGACGGTGTCCTGGTTGTCCTCCTCCCTGTGGAGCTCAGCCACCTCCTCAAGAACGCGATCGTAGTCCTCCCGCAGCTCCACCAGCTGTCTCTCCTTCTCATCCACCGCATTGGTCAGAAGGTTCTTCATGTTGTCAAATTTCTCTCCAGGCACCATGGCAGCCAGacgtttttctgtttctttaacaCGAGCCTCCATTTCTTGCAGAGACTTAGCCATGGCGTCACGCTGTCCTCTCGTTGCATTTAGCTCATCGGTCAGCTTCTCGACCTCTTCAGCCAAGAGGCTTTCACTCTTTTTATACTCCTCCAGAGCTTTCTCGCTCTGTTTCAAATGATTCCTCACTCGGCCGACCTCCGCTGACGCACCTTCATACTTAACCTTAACCTCGCTGAGCTGAGCTTTGAGGTCATCTAACATTTGGTTGCCAAGATGCTCCTTTACTGTGATCACATGTGCCTGTAGCTGCTTGACCTTGGCTTCAGAGTCCAGCATCCTCTTTTGGACATCTCCCAATGCCCCCTCTAGCTCCTGAACCTGCCGATCTGCTTCTCGCTTGGTCGAGTCACGACTCTGAAGCAATTCTTCACACTCCTTGGTTTTTCGAGTGAGTGCAGCCTGGAGGCGTCCTATTTCTTCCTGAGCACCCTCCTGCAGTTTACGGGTGGACCTTAGCTCCTGACGTAATGTCTCCACCTCATTAGGGGTTGCCATCCCTGGGTGAGAGAGCTCCAAGGGTCGGGATACAGAACGAGATGGGACAGAAGGCTGCAAAACCTGCCACCAGAAAGTGAAGATAGCAAAATTAGGCCAGGAGCTCAGCATGAGGTGTCCTCTTTATTCAAGAAACAAATAAACGCTGCACTAAAAATGGTACATGACAGTACAATTTAAATCTCACCCCAAACACAGATGCATATTTATGTTCCCTGTTTAATATGGTGCGCACAAGTAGACAACACAGTAAAATGAACACTTTGCAGTTACTGAAAAAGATATACGTCATCAGAAACTCCTGCCTCTTCATTCCTACATGTAGTGTCTTGGTTTAAAAGGCAATACATAAAATTTCCACCATAGTAGAAACAGGTGACAAAagaaaatctaaagaaaataacaaaaactaagaatATTTCACCTGAGCTGAATCCAGACTTTGAGCTTGTCTGACGAGAATCGTTTCTTTCCCTGCatccaaataaaacaaatcttaCTTGGAGATTCAGATTATTTCACAAAAATGCATTATGGATATTTCTCAAACTCAGCTACAAGGCCCAAGCCTTTACTgtaaatcacatcacatcaccagCTCACCTTTAATCACAGACTGGCCCGAGTATTCTCCCTGCAAAACAGAATCATGCAAATATATTAATTAGAGGCGTCTTGTTTATGTGGTTAGAACACAGGTCCCATGATGCTGCATGTTGTCTGGTTATTATTTGCCCTCGGCTAGACGCTCACCAGATGGCTCCGGAGCTGAACCTTTACTGTCTCTGCAGCTGCATACTCTCTTTCTCTGGCAGACAGCATGCGCTTGAGCTGCTCCCTCTGATCACAGGAACAAGATAAGAAAGTTAGAGCGAGTCAGTCATCTTTCATGctcaggaaatgaaaaaaaggtgtTCTTGGCAAAGACGTGCTGTTAAAAGAGCCGTAGAGAACCAATGATGAAATGCAAATTACCTCTTTGTGAATGTCCTCCACTATCAACTTCTCCTGTAATGGGGATAAAATATAGTAAACCATGAACTGTAATTACAGAAGTAGACATTTGATCACGGAgagaattaatataattttatataaatacattgtGAAATGTTTACTGGAAGAATAACATGAGCTGTTAGACAAACGAATTCATAACTgaggatgctttttttttctaccgCAGAGATTTGTCAACGACTATAGCATTCTATAatctaatatataaaatattagtattttaatcaattaatgaacaaaaaatatcacattttaattatttatagctACCAATTAATATGAGCTTCTCATTTTGTGCTTCTTTAAGCAATGAAACTTACTAACTGTAAAAAAGCACGCTTGCTGCAAATGTTAAATAAGCGCCTACAGTACTAACAGAATGCTGCTATACAACACAAAAagtcaatgttttaaaaatcatattttattaatggCTTAAATTACGCAGTGCATCGCACATACTATCTACGTGTTTGAACATTAACTCTCAATGCTGGACACTTATTGGATGGTCAGCTGCAAAATTCTATAAGACGGAAATTAAGATACAGTTTTGGTTACCATGACACCCATCGTGATCACACGTGACACCCATCGTGATCACACGTGACACCCATCGTGATCACACGTTTAATACAGTTCTAACCCTAGGTTTAtagttattaaatattaaaacattcaaCGGCAAACCtttaaaatatgtactgtatatagatgtTTAAATGCATCTATTGTGATCATTTGTTGCctttaccactttttttttttttttttttaagagttaaAAAGGAGCACAGGAAGTGCTTTTTCTTAAACAcacttaacatacagtacaagtcaaaagtttggacacatgttttctctacatttaaaaactatgaaataacacaggCAGTATTTTCATTATGTCCAGCCtgaaaaatcaccaattaacaaataGCAACTTGCAAAATCAGTCAGCTGATTGATAGGAATCTTTTCAGAAAACTTTGAGAGCCAACTCGTATACGAGTAtcatatgtattattattttatattatatgattTTTCCACCCCCAAGACAGCGGTATTATCGTTACAATGCAATTTATTCTAAAAGCTTCCAGTGAAACCTCTTTTCAATATCGGAGCTTTCCATCAGCATGAATtcactcatcttcactaagtgctttatcctggtcagggtcaatGACCTTTGATGTTTCCttgaataaatcaaataaaagaaaatttccTCTTTCAGTTCAATCAGTTCTCAAGTGTTTCAAAACATTAGTTCTTTTTGGTGAACTGGGAGAAACATTTTCATTCACTGAAAAGAAACACAATTCTCATGAAGGTATTATATTCTGCCCAAAAAGACTACTTGGTTTATACTAAGGCACAACAATGAGGTTCATGGATTCACTGATGGAAAGTTCACACAGAGTCAAACTTCATGCTAAATGAAATGAGCTTAACTGTCACTACAAGAAAATgcttatttttccttttcagtAAATCGCCTGATCCACAGGGAGAAATTTTGTATGCATGTAATCTGATCACTGTTTTAgctgaaaatgcaaaaaaaaaaaaaaaaaagaaagaaaaaaaagcattttgggGCGTCACTTGTGTCAGCTTTGCATGAAGACATAcaaatgttatggctaatcccCCCTGCATGTTTGTCTGCACACGTGTCTGTGTACGCATGTGCATCTGtaccctgtgtgtgtgggtgtgtgtgtgtgtgtgtgtgtgtgtgtgtgtgtgtgtgcgtatttgtgtaaatatgtttgtgtacatgtgcgtacacgtgtgtgtgtgtgtgtacgtgtgtgtgtgtgtgtatccaccTGACTGAGTTGCTGTTGCAGCACACTGACTTTGTCCATTAGGACCCTCTGGTCATGATGATATTTCCTCAGAGTCTCCTGCTGACTCTCGTTCTGCTTCTCAAGATCCTGAAATGTTATCGTACAGAAATAGAAGTTTattgcataaatatatatagaacaCTGCAAATCAAAAGCTTTAACTTCATGGACAGTCAAACTACTAAATACAATTAGCTGCACTTACGTGAATAATCAGATCCCTGTTAGATGCGGTCTCAGGGGCCACGTCCACAGACAGCTgtagacacgagagagagagagagactcagctGAGCTGGATACGAATCTCTGCCAACCCTGATCATACAGTAACTGTACATCTGCCAAGgcttaaaaataaacactgttggCCTAGTTGTTTAATAACGTCATAAATGGTGAATTATTCTCGCCCTAATACACTGCAACTCCTTTCTCTGACAGCAGGTGGAAGCACGGTCGAGCTTTAAAACGGACCACAAGTCGATCTCCCTGTGCTTATTCTCATCACTCCAGGCTTCAGATCGAATCTCAGGAGCTGAGgctaataataaaagcaaataaacaacATAACAAATGTGTGGGAATTTATGAACCGTTCGAAAAAAACTGTGAGAAAAATGTACGAAAACTTTCCTACATTCACTCCTTATAAAGATACACTCAATACTTTCGGCAGAAGCgaactatttaaaataacacatactTCAAAAGTGATAGTATGACTGAGTTCacattattttttcttcctgttgtcAGACTCTTAGTTGAATACACAATAACGGACAAAGAGCACACGTCtaaataaacaactaaaaaaaatgataaaaatgtaaaacatgatTTCATCTCCATCTTATCAGCAAGCTGGTGTTTCATGTTCGATGACACGtcagtgtgtgattttttttcagtacctgtctctttttctgttcCGCCCTGCTAGCTTCTTTTGCTGTGAATACAGAATACAGGAGGgttcaaatgtaaataatgaaacattttaatgattaaaaaaaactgtgaattatacatgaaatttaacaaaaacacatacatgtatacagtaatGTGCGAAGGTCTTGAGCCACTTCGTTtcttaataattaaatgaattatgtagattaaatttaaaaaaataggaacaaatgttttactgtgacaggctgcaaagtgcttaAAGATACACTTTAAAAAGTGCTCGTTTGTGTCACAACCTCAGCA harbors:
- the uacab gene encoding uveal autoantigen with coiled-coil domains and ankyrin repeats, with amino-acid sequence MKSLKYRLKKHEVTITNTDWNKYDDRLMKAVEKGEVDKVSAVLSKKGIIPTKLDVEGRSAFHLAAARGHLDCLSVILNHGVDVTANDATGKNALHLAARNAQSLCVQKLLQHNCPVGNVDLQGRTALHEAVMAGCSSSIKLLCDGGASVNAGDFEGKTPLVLATQMCHPHICQLLLDRGADVRVRDKQNKTPLILGCEHACKDAVEVLLKSGADVTAVDSFSHDSYYYARLGKNPELISLVKSYLDNAKAKEASRAEQKKRQLSVDVAPETASNRDLIIHDLEKQNESQQETLRKYHHDQRVLMDKVSVLQQQLSQEKLIVEDIHKEREQLKRMLSAREREYAAAETVKVQLRSHLGEYSGQSVIKGKETILVRQAQSLDSAQVLQPSVPSRSVSRPLELSHPGMATPNEVETLRQELRSTRKLQEGAQEEIGRLQAALTRKTKECEELLQSRDSTKREADRQVQELEGALGDVQKRMLDSEAKVKQLQAHVITVKEHLGNQMLDDLKAQLSEVKVKYEGASAEVGRVRNHLKQSEKALEEYKKSESLLAEEVEKLTDELNATRGQRDAMAKSLQEMEARVKETEKRLAAMVPGEKFDNMKNLLTNAVDEKERQLVELREDYDRVLEEVAELHREEDNQDTVPLQEHERLRMALEEQSDLLKKKLSDVTSKCQSLICEVEDGEDERELLREELHELRKNLQTQFVPVETHEEFKKTVNLAMEELKDELDETIKRGNHAEGQLRRLQEEKASLAESMSSLKSTHVPNERYESEVAALSACKAGVEKDLENLQRKYKDKEKELEVVAAENIALKQSLQVEFVKREEYERMQEELHEALEKAKADIHKLEEDGKVKEDELKKVKQGSDMLKENLQGKLKRDYISIVEHEAIKSQLNSAVAEAERSAKDAFSKYESIQEGTSKLHKEIEDQKKELDTIHEAINSKFVPVSVLEEKEKFFNATVMDLRGELAKMEEKYKSAKTDVEHERQAKETVKLEMESVQKTLEANLVSSEKYREVEDGYKGQMENLSLKLMELEQQYMEVTVQRAELEEQNSLCNAEMMNLQQSIENEYVHLEQFEATRNSLTCSLQEAQAECKRLSEVYDLEVQRTHNLENELLNHRTDADLLAQHSHARMALEQELDKLRLALREEEETSAQRAEDVATLQTELLRATHALDDLRSHEGQLVELKAEKQRLEDELEVLSDRLLGLEEQCEELYQEANQAKEGENRARMETESLQTKSALIEKEIHDLKERYDDSLSTIGDLQRRIQTSSEQTEAKDKRITELLADVERLKQALNGLSQLAYTGNTPNKRHAQHIDTLQAQVKSLQQQLADAERQHREVVSIYRTHLLSAAQGHMDEDVQAALLQIIRMRQQFVC